The Vibrio echinoideorum DNA window CCAAGCGCTACATTCCACTCGTCGATTTTTGCTTGGCTAGTGCCAGGAGCGGCGAAGAAACCACGCCAGTTAGCAAATACTGTTTCGTTGCCGTATTCAGTCAGTGTTGGGATATTAGGTGCAGCATCAAGACGCTTTGGTGCCGTAACAGCAAGCACTTTTACTTGGCCAGATTTAGACATCTCTAGCACTTCACCAAGGCCAGTAGAAAGAAGCTGTGTTTCGCCAGACAGTAGCGCTGCCATTGCTTTGCCGCCTGCATCATATGCGATGTAACGTACTTTCTTAGCGTCGAAACCTTCGCCTTTGAACGCCGCTGCTACCACAAGGTGATCCATACTGCCACGAGCTGAACCACCTGCGATTTTCACTTTACGTGGGTTGGTTTCGAACTCTTTTACTACATCTTCCCAAGTGTCGTACTTCGAATCAGCAGACGCCACGATTGCACCGTAGTCGGCAATAGTTGCTGCAACTGGTGTCAGGTCTCGGAAAGATTGTGGGAAGATACCTGTTAGTGAGCGAACAACGATAGGTGTTGAGTTCACCATCAACGTGTCTTCTTGGCGTTGAGCTGTTTCGATTAGGTGTGCAATGGCTTTACCGCCGCCGCCACCAGACAAGTTTTGGAAAGAGACATTTTCAACGATGTCTGATTTCACTAATACATCACCTGTGCCACGAGCCGTCATATCCCAACCGCCGCCAGCACCGCCAGGGATTAGGAAGTGGATTTTCTCTAGGTCAGCAGCAAAAGTGTTGAAAGAAAAGGTAGCTGCGATGATAGAAGCCGCAAGAGTAGGTTTCAGTGCCTTGAACATGGTTCACGTTCCTTATGTAGGGGATCTCTTCAATGGAGAGAAACTTATGTTTTATATCCAGCTGCTAAACACACGAGTAGGGCATTGCTTAGCAGATGAGGTTAAAGTTAACGAGGTGTTAACGAATTGTCTTTAATGCGGCGATATTGAGGATAAAGAACATTGGGTGAATAAAGTTCATAAAGTTCACGGGGAAGTAGGTTTAGTCGATTTACTTTTGAATGATGTCTGGATCTTGAAATTGCCGTCAGCATTTAAAAGCGATTGAATTCATAGAGGAAATTGTGTCTTACTAGCGCTTTTAATTCGGTGCGTTGGCTATTGGTCTATATTGTTAGTTGTTACTACTATATTAATTTCTGCAACAGAATAGGGTTTGTAGAGGTGTTACATTTTAGATATGGAATGATGCGTTGCTAGAGTTGATGTGCAACTACAATAGTATAGATAGCGCTAGCCTGTTAAGTTCTGAGTTGGCGATTATTCAAGGATAGAATAATGGCATTAAAAAAAATTTCGTTACGCTTTACCGTTGGAACAATGTTCATACTTGCGACTGTGCTAACTGCTGTGGTTGCCGTTTCTCTTCAATACTACTTCAGTAAAAAGATGGCAACAGAACATACCTTGTCGAAATTGACGATGGTCTCCAATGATTTGAGTGATTATCTCGGTGCAGTTGAAACTGATGCAGTTAATACGGCACGTTTACTTGCTTCAGTGAAGCGTTCTATTAGTCAACGTTTATCCAAAGAAGAGTCACACAGTATCCTCGCAGAGGCTATTAAAGATAACCCTCTTTTTTATAGCATTTACATTGGCTCGCCTAACGATGATTTCTTTCAAATTATTAATTTAGAATCGGCCTCTTCTGTGAGAAACAGAATCGGCGCCGCGCAGACAGACCGGTGGGTCGTGATTGAAATCAAAAACAAGGAACAAGGACGTGTCCGCACGACGAATTACTTTGACCAGAACTTCACACTCAGAAAGTCACGAGTGGAGCAGAGTAACTACTTTCCGACTGCTCGGCCTTGGTATATTGCAGCCAATACTGAAACCGTTGAAAAAACGCAACCTTACCTCTTTCAGCATTTACAGATTACTGGGCAAACTTACTCTTTGGCTTTTAAGTCAAAATTCGACGGGAATGTTCAACATGTAATTGGTATCGATATCGTTCTATCTTCTCTAGCTTACCAACTATCAGCATCTGCGTTAGGGTTAGATGAAGACAGTAAAGTGGAATCTTTTTTATATTCTAAGTCTGGGAATATCATCGCTTCTAACCGTAAGACCAATACTCAAAATTTATTGCCCGAAGTGTCTAAAATTAGCTTGTCGCCAGCACAACAAACTTTGATAGAAAATACGCCACCACTTTTAGTTTCAAATCAAAATGATTGGGGGCCGATGGACTTTTCGGTTTCGGGGCAGCCTAACGGTTATGCGATTGATCTTCTCAACATGATTGGTGATATGACGGGGTTAAGGTTTGAATTTGTAAATGGGTTTTCTTGGGGAGAGCTCGTTAATAAATTTAAGAAGGGCAGTATTGATGGCCTGCAATCGGTTCAAAATTATCAAGATAATGGGATAAATGGTTTATATACAACAGCAATCTATGAACTGCCATTTTCTGTCGTAACGAGAGAAAGTGCACAAGCCGTGACGAGTTATGCCGAACTTGATGGCAAGAAAGTGGCTGTTTTATCTGGGTGGTCAATCATTCCTCAATTGAGGAATGATTTTCCAAATATCGAACTGGTTGAGTTTGATAGTTTGGAATCTGCATTCAATTCCGTCAAAAAAGGAGATTGCTTCGCGGTGTTGGACGCAGAGCCAGTACTGTCATTTGCATTAGATAGATTTTTTCATTCAAGTTTGAGAATCAATGACATATTGCGAGATCTAAAGCAAAACTATCCAAGTGAGTTCCATGTAGTGCTGCAGAACAAGCACCAATCATTATTGCCGATCATCAATCAAGCGATGAGTCAGTTAAGTCGTGAGCAAATCGATTCATTGGCCAAGAAGTGGTTTCATGGGAATGGGTTTAAGACGGATACAACAGTTCCTTACTCAGAACTTTACGATATGACTGATGTGGCGACAGTTGAAGGTAAGATGAGCAACGTTGAATTTAATGGAGAGGCAAAACATCTATATCTTACTGAAATAGAAACGGGTGAGGAGAATTCCGAGTATTTTGCTGTATTAATTCCTGAGAGTGAAATCTACCATTCTGTTAATAAACGAGTCGCGGCTTCAATTGGAGTCACTGTCGTATTGATGTGTTTGACGCTACCTATCGCATGGATTTTCGGTGCGCCAATTGTACGTCCGATCCGTCAATTGAGAGAAGAAACGAATCGAATAAAGCAACGTGATTATGACAATGTCGAACTTGTTGAGACTCGAATTAAAGAAGTGTGGGAATTGTCTGTCGCTGTAAAAGATATGGCTTCTGAAATCAAGCAACATGAGCGGACTCAAGAAGAGTTTGTTGAAGCTTTTATAAAGCTTATCGCGCAGGCCATTGATGATAAATCGCCATACACCGCAGGGCACTGTAATCGCGTGCCTGAGTTAGGTTTAATGCTTGCTAAAGCCGCTGAAGAATCCGAACTCCCAGCGTTCAAGGCGTTTAAGTTTGCCAATGATGTCGAACGTCGGGAGTTTCGAATTGCGGCATGGCTACATGATTGTGGAAAGATCACAACACCGGAACACATCGTCGATAAGGGCTCTAAACTAGAAGCCAATTACAACCGTATTCATGAAGTACGCACGCGTTTTGAAGTGCTTTGGCGAGATGCTGAAATTGAGGCTCTTAAAAAGCTTTTAGATGGTGAGAAATCCAAAGCAAACATCGATGAGGAACTAAAACGCAAGCAAGTAACATTGGTTGAAGACTTTGAATTTATAGCCTCTTCAAATGTTGGAGGTGAGTTTATGAGCGATGATAAAGTTGAACGAATCAAGCTGATCTCAGAACAAACATGGCAACGTAATTTTGACGAAAAACTGGGCTTATCTCCTGCCGAGGAATTTGATTTATTGACGAATAGTACGGGCGATACAAGTCTTCCTGTACAAGAAAAATTATTGTCGGATAAACCTGAGCATATCGTTGAACGAGTTGGGGCAGTGAACTTTGACCCTCGACATGGAATACGAATGAATGTACCTGAGCATCAATATAATTTGGGTGAGATTTACAACTTATCAATTGCTCGCGGTACATTAACTGCGGAAGATCGGTTTAAGATTAATGAGCACATAGTCAGTACTATTAAGATGCTTGAAAATCTGCCATTCCCGAAAGAACTAAGTCGTGTTCCTCGCTATGCATCGACGCACCATGAAACACTCAAAGGCACTGGGTATCCAAGGAGGTTGACTGGCGACGATCTTTCCATTCCAGAACGTATTCTGGTGATCTCCGATATTTTTGAGGCACTAACCGCTGCGGATAGGCCTTATAAGAAGGCGAAGCCGATTAGTGTTGCTGTCGATATTATGTACAAAATGGCGTTGGACGAGCACCTCGATATAGAACTGTTTAGGTTGTTCCTAACTAGCGGTACACATATCCGTTATGCCGAAACGTATTTAAAACCGGAACAGATCGATCATATAGACCTATCAAAATATGTAGTTGAAGGCGTCGCTGCTTAACTTTGCCAGAAAGCATGAATGGTTGTTGACCTCACTTTATGTAGTGAGTTGGGGTTTCTCCGGTGTGTTGCTTAAAGAAATGAATAAACGCACTGTCACTGGAGAACTCTAACTCGTGGGCAACCACAGAGACACTCTTTTTTTCTGACAATTGCTCAATGGCACTTAACAACCGCCATTGTTGACGCCAAGCTTGGTAAGGCATCCCCGTTTCTTTGATGAATAACCGGCTAACGGTCTTGCTGCTTGCTCCAATATGCTTGGCCATTTCATTGAGTGGTTGAGGTAACTGTGTTCCTAGTTTTACTTTTTCTAACCACAACGCTAATCGTTTATCTTTTGGTAAAGGCAGCGTTAGCTCGTTCCTTTCTGCGTAAGAAAGTTCCTCGCAACACAACGCCAATGTGTTGTGTTGCTCTTCACTAGGTTTATCCCAATCCCAAAAAGCCATTCGTTCGATCAACTCTTTTAGTAGTGGCGTGACGTTAAGAATGCTCAACTCTTTAGGCAAATTTGTAATGCGAAGAGGATCAAAATAAAGCGAGCGATAGGCCACGACATTGGTCATGGTTGCGCAATGCTCAATTCCCGCGGGTATCCACGCCACTTTGGTGGGCGGCAACACACAATGCATCCCGTCAAGCGTAATACTGATGCAACCATGTGGTGCAAACAACAATTGTGCACGGTTGTGTGTATGCATACCAGAATCATGCCTGCCGACTTGGGCGGCAATGCCAACAAAGGGGTAGGGCATACCATCAACATAAAAAGGTGTGTTGTCATCGATCAACATGATTTGTCCTTATTTTGATGTTTGTTGTTCTACTGTTGATATTTGAACATAAATGAAATCCATATACTTCTCTTATTCCAGTTTTAGAAGAGAATAATATGAATAAAAAACCCCATATGGGACTGATCATCATTCTGCTGATGTTTCCTCAAATTGTTGAAACTATTTACGGCCCAGTATTGCCGCACTTAGTTGATTATTTTGGTGTATCAATGGCAAGCGCAAGTCAAACCTTGTCGATTTACTTTATTGCTTTTGCTGTGGGTGTTGTTTTTTGGGGGCGAGTTTCTGATCTTGTTGGGCGCAAAAAAGCCATGTTGTGTGGTTTGTTTATTTATGGTGTTGGTTGCCTGT harbors:
- a CDS encoding tripartite tricarboxylate transporter substrate binding protein; the protein is MFKALKPTLAASIIAATFSFNTFAADLEKIHFLIPGGAGGGWDMTARGTGDVLVKSDIVENVSFQNLSGGGGGKAIAHLIETAQRQEDTLMVNSTPIVVRSLTGIFPQSFRDLTPVAATIADYGAIVASADSKYDTWEDVVKEFETNPRKVKIAGGSARGSMDHLVVAAAFKGEGFDAKKVRYIAYDAGGKAMAALLSGETQLLSTGLGEVLEMSKSGQVKVLAVTAPKRLDAAPNIPTLTEYGNETVFANWRGFFAAPGTSQAKIDEWNVALGKMYKTDEWQVVRDRNGWIDNYKADKDFYAFLEDQEKQMGDLMRELGFLK
- a CDS encoding HD domain-containing phosphohydrolase, whose amino-acid sequence is MALKKISLRFTVGTMFILATVLTAVVAVSLQYYFSKKMATEHTLSKLTMVSNDLSDYLGAVETDAVNTARLLASVKRSISQRLSKEESHSILAEAIKDNPLFYSIYIGSPNDDFFQIINLESASSVRNRIGAAQTDRWVVIEIKNKEQGRVRTTNYFDQNFTLRKSRVEQSNYFPTARPWYIAANTETVEKTQPYLFQHLQITGQTYSLAFKSKFDGNVQHVIGIDIVLSSLAYQLSASALGLDEDSKVESFLYSKSGNIIASNRKTNTQNLLPEVSKISLSPAQQTLIENTPPLLVSNQNDWGPMDFSVSGQPNGYAIDLLNMIGDMTGLRFEFVNGFSWGELVNKFKKGSIDGLQSVQNYQDNGINGLYTTAIYELPFSVVTRESAQAVTSYAELDGKKVAVLSGWSIIPQLRNDFPNIELVEFDSLESAFNSVKKGDCFAVLDAEPVLSFALDRFFHSSLRINDILRDLKQNYPSEFHVVLQNKHQSLLPIINQAMSQLSREQIDSLAKKWFHGNGFKTDTTVPYSELYDMTDVATVEGKMSNVEFNGEAKHLYLTEIETGEENSEYFAVLIPESEIYHSVNKRVAASIGVTVVLMCLTLPIAWIFGAPIVRPIRQLREETNRIKQRDYDNVELVETRIKEVWELSVAVKDMASEIKQHERTQEEFVEAFIKLIAQAIDDKSPYTAGHCNRVPELGLMLAKAAEESELPAFKAFKFANDVERREFRIAAWLHDCGKITTPEHIVDKGSKLEANYNRIHEVRTRFEVLWRDAEIEALKKLLDGEKSKANIDEELKRKQVTLVEDFEFIASSNVGGEFMSDDKVERIKLISEQTWQRNFDEKLGLSPAEEFDLLTNSTGDTSLPVQEKLLSDKPEHIVERVGAVNFDPRHGIRMNVPEHQYNLGEIYNLSIARGTLTAEDRFKINEHIVSTIKMLENLPFPKELSRVPRYASTHHETLKGTGYPRRLTGDDLSIPERILVISDIFEALTAADRPYKKAKPISVAVDIMYKMALDEHLDIELFRLFLTSGTHIRYAETYLKPEQIDHIDLSKYVVEGVAA
- a CDS encoding AraC family transcriptional regulator gives rise to the protein MLIDDNTPFYVDGMPYPFVGIAAQVGRHDSGMHTHNRAQLLFAPHGCISITLDGMHCVLPPTKVAWIPAGIEHCATMTNVVAYRSLYFDPLRITNLPKELSILNVTPLLKELIERMAFWDWDKPSEEQHNTLALCCEELSYAERNELTLPLPKDKRLALWLEKVKLGTQLPQPLNEMAKHIGASSKTVSRLFIKETGMPYQAWRQQWRLLSAIEQLSEKKSVSVVAHELEFSSDSAFIHFFKQHTGETPTHYIK